A region of Paroedura picta isolate Pp20150507F unplaced genomic scaffold, Ppicta_v3.0 Ppicta_v3_sca21, whole genome shotgun sequence DNA encodes the following proteins:
- the TTC9B gene encoding tetratricopeptide repeat protein 9B, translating into MHWSAVRGAEAGAVLPGRAERRPRQGGRPAGAGLVPPLFGRPVAGGAAAGGAEGARHGPPPVTAEMEKGCAAGGGGGGGGELAAKVQRAVDFQAEGQRCYKQKKFREAIGKYHRALLQLKGLESAGLAPGDPAEKSLLGRAGRHRLTEEQRALAESTEIECYNSLTACLLQSELVNYERVREYCLKVLAKEKSHFKATYRAGVAFYHLGDYDNALLYLRQARIREPADTNVLRYIQLTEIKISRCSRPREKEVVA; encoded by the exons TCCCCGGCCGAGCGGAGCGGCGTCCCAGGCAGGGCGGCCGACCGGCGGGCGCGGGGCTTGTCCCGCCGCTCTTCGGGCGCCCGGTGGCCGGTGGTGCAGCGGCGGGCGGCGCGGAAGGTGCCCGGCATGGGCCGCCGCCGGTGACGGCCGAGATGGAGAAGGGCtgcgcggcgggcggcggcggcggtggcggcggggagCTGGCCGCCAAGGTCCAGAGGGCCGTGGACTTCCAGGCGGAGGGCCAGCGCTGCTACAAGCAGAAGAAATTCCGCGAAGCCATCGGCAAGTACCACCGCGCCCTGCTGCAGCTCAAGGGGCTGGAGAGCGCCGGGCTCGCGCCGGGAGACCCCGCCGAGAAGAGCCTGCTGGGCAGAGCCGGCCGGCACCGGCTCACCGAGGAGCAGCGGGCGCTGGCGGAGAGCACCGAGATCGAGTGCTACAACAGCCTGACCG CCTGCCTGCTGCAGTCGGAGCTGGTGAACTACGAGCGCGTGCGGGAGTACTGCCTGAAGGTGCTGGCCAAGGAGAAGAGCCACTTCAAAGCCACCTACCGCGCCGGCGTCGCCTTCTACCACCTGGGCGACTACGACAACGCCCTGCTCTACCTGCGCCAGGCCCGGATCCGCGAGCCCGCAG ACACCAACGTGCTGCGCTacatccagctgacagagatcaagATCAGCCGCTGCTCCCGGCCGcgggagaaggaggtggtggcCTAG
- the MAP3K10 gene encoding mitogen-activated protein kinase kinase kinase 10, translating into MASGGEEAPSEREGELRRGSGEVGRRADAFADSCAAGPPPEVSFGELRLVELVGAGGFGQVFRGRWRGREVAVKATRPGPGEDAAAAAWAVRREARLFGTLRHPNIVALLAVCLRPPGPCCLVMELARGGPLSRALAARPAPPPGVLVDWAVQVARGMRYLHRRAPLPIVHRDLKSTNVLILEPLEGGDLSGKTLKITDFGLAREWRGTTKMSAAGTYAWMAPEVIRLSLFSKSSDVWSFGVLLWELLTGEVPYREIDALAVAYGVAMNKLVLPIPSTCPEAFVHLLEECWRPDPHARPDFGAILQQLVAIEQSAMFQMPLESFHSLQQDWKMEIAGLFQELRTKEKELRSREEELLRAAQEQKAQEAELRRREQELAEREIDIVERELTLIMTQMGQEIPRGKKHKGQFRCSRLKPRDRNRISLPSGFEHKITVQASPTLDQRKGLGTKDASPPGSPISIPRLRAIRLTPLDGSQTWGRGAMPKQEELVGTEKKGRTWGPSSTLQKEKLGGEERLKSLAEGSKQWSSSVPNLGKAARHIPLALGFTSLTEIEEYAENSPPHSSCLHNSPGGKGANAPLQLLPPSSPEGAKQGPGQPYGRTEWVLLSCASLLASIALGVDLAELVGEGLRASQGPPNSLTLLSLSSVSDCNSTKLLLPSDSDEAPAYEDPYPPEPWSPWPEAYHNPLVDVSVESFKKDPCQSLTPTHVSAPRALHTGHRRTPSEGAIHQRGQSLLWTADSKGAQETLLFPHLLDPLSFSGQANNEALEQPAMATALGERPRTLAFVPRPRPSPGWPHLNPWKLISFGRAPREAARGSPGCGQTLLDVDIDGQNRDLTAPLCGRQTSCCGLEPDISH; encoded by the exons ATGGCGTCGGGGGGCGAGGAGGCTCCCTCGGAgcgggagggggagctgcggcgGGGCTCGGGCGAGGTGGGCCGCCGGGCGGACGCCTTCGCCGACAGCTGCGCGGCAGGCCCGCCGCCGGAGGTGTCGTTCGGGGAGCTGCGGCTGGTGGAGCTGGTGGGCGCGGGGGGCTTCGGGCAGGTCTTCCGGGGGCGCTGGCGCGGGCGCGAGGTGGCCGTCAAGGCGACCCGGCCGGGCCCGGGGGaggacgcggcggcggcggcctgggcCGTGCGTCGGGAAGCCCGGCTCTTCGGCACGCTGCGCCACCCCAACATCGTCGCCCTGCTGGCCGTCTGCCTGCGCCCGCCGGGCCCCTGCTGCCTGGTCATGGAGCTCGCCCGCGGGGGGCCGCTCAGCCGCGCCCTGGCCGCCCGCCCCGCGCCGCCCCCCGGCGTCCTCGTCGACTGGGCCGTCCAGGTCGCCCGCGGCATGCGCTACCTCCACCGCCGCGCCCCGCTGCCCATCGTCCACCGGGACCTCAAGTCCACCAACG tcctCATCCTGGAGCCCCTCGAGGGCGGCGACCTGAGCGGGAAGACCCTCAAGATCACGGACTTCGGCCTGGCTCGGGAGTGGCGCGGCACGACCAAGATGAGCGCCGCCGGCACCTACGCCTGGATGGCGCCCGAGGTCATCCGCCTCTCCCTCTTCTCCAAGAGCAGCGACGTCTGGAG cttcggGGTGTTGCTTTGGGAACTGCTGACGGGGGAGGTACCCTACCGTGAGATCGATGCCCTGGCTGTGGCCTATGGCGTGGCCATGAACAAACTGGTGCTGCCCATCCCCTCCACCTGCCCAGAGGCCTTTGTCCACCTGCTGGAGG AGTGCTGGAGGCCGGACCCCCACGCACGCCCGGACTTTGGCGCCATCCTGCAGCAGCTGGTGGCGATTGAGCAGTCGGCCATGTTCCAGATGCCTCTGGAGTCCTTTCACTCCTTGCAGCAGGACTGGAAGATGGAGATCGCAGGCCTGTTCCAAGAGCTGCGCACCAAGGAGAAG GAGCTGCGCAGCcgggaggaggagcttctgcgGGCAGCCCAGGAGCAGAAGGCGCAGGAGGCGGAGCTTCGCCGGAGGGAGCAGGAGCTGGCAGAGCGCGAGATCGACATTGTGGAGCGGGAGCTGACCCTCATCATGACCCAGATGGGGCAGGAGATTCCGCGGGGGAAGAAGCACAAGGGCCAATTCCGATGCTCCCGCCTCAAGCCACGGGACAGGAACCGCATCAGCCTGCCTTCCG GCTTTGAACACAAGATCACGGTGCAAGCCTCACCCACGCTGGACCAGCGgaaaggcctggggaccaaggacGCCAGCCCCCCGGGGAGCCCCATCAGCATCCCCCGCCTGCGCGCCATCCGCT TGACTCCTTTGGATGGAAGCCAAACGTGGGGGCGTGGTGCCATGCCCAAGCAGGAGGAGCTAGTGGGGACCGAAAAGAAAGGGCGGACTTGGGGGcccagctccaccctccaaaaggaGAAACTCGGTGGGGAGGAGAG GCTGAAGTCCCTGGCTGAAGGGAGCAAGCAGTGGTCCTCCAGCGTACCCAACCTGGGGAAAGCGGCCAGGCACATCCCCCTGGCCCTGGGCTTCACCAGCTTAACCGAGATCG aggaATATGCTGAGAACAGCCCCCCACATTCCTCATGCCTGCACAACTCTCCAGGGGGCAAGGGGGCCAACGCCCCCCTGCAGCTGCTGCCGCCGTCCTCCCCGGAGGGAGCCAAACAGGGGCCGGGGCAGCCATACGGCCGCACTGAGTGGGTCTTGCTCAGCTGTGCCTCCCTCCTGGCCTCCATCGCTTTGGGTGTGGATCTGGCCGAGCTGGTGGGGGAAGGCCTCAGAGCCTCCCAGGGCCCCCCCAACTCTCTCACCCTCCTGTCCCTCTCCTCCGTCTCTGACTGCAACTCCACCAAATTGCTCCTGCCCTCGGACAGCGACGAGGCCCCCGCCTATGAAGACCCCTACCCTCCAGAGCCCTGGAGCCCCTGGCCTGAGGCCTACCACAACCCACTGGTGGACGTCTCTGTGGAGAGCTTCAAGAAGGACCCATGCCAGTCGCTCACGCCCACCCACGTCAGTGCGCCCCGGGCCCTCCACACAGGACACCGGCGGACACCCTCCGAAGGGGCCATCCATCAGAggggccagagccttctgtgGACTGCTGACAGCAAGG GTGCACAGGAAACCCTTCTCTTTCCCCACCTCTTGGATCCCCTCTCCTTCTCTGGCCAGGCGAACAACGAGGCCTTGGAGCAGCCAGCCATGGCCACAGCACTAGGGGAGCGCCCTCGGACCCTGGCCTTTGTCCCACGGCCCCGCCCTTCCCCTGGCTGGCCCCACCTCAATCCCTGGAAGCTCATCTCCTTTGGCCGGGCCCCACGGGAGGCTGCCCGGGGGAGCCCCGGCTGTGGCCAGACTCTCCTGGACGTGGACATTGATGGGCAGAACCGGGACCTGACTGCCCCCTTGTGTGGCAGACAAACCTCTTGCTGTGGTCTGGAGCCGGACATCTCACATTGA
- the WDR87 gene encoding WD repeat-containing protein 87 has translation MLEPVRIVPQWKELKCQLKGKLEAQKGMPEATEGVMLSDRPSILFRESCCPSLMPVICFYSSGPDNYFASFTWRGTKGSKSKVRFWTYSVEGEAPVAQKDYSMEEDPKVLLITHIPNRNLLVAYCSDIHLRVFRDHLQDFQLISDQSSPCSITSLCYNPEMSELVTGAIGTLAFWSLGPEEEPLLSITQTISIASGEFVHFLYVAKERQVLVALCENVILVFDYQNRVKVRAFQVNPGVSLTCCSANWLQSCLYAGDLAGDVKAWSFDTGLQTTQFKAHLSAIVSVVSRDYVHTLMTASLDGLMKEWNLSTCELLRRVDIGEPVFQMQFISEQTFFLRTEYTFSIRTVNNFYQLFNKPNSILKKLVRIQCGPEKARILAVTEDGVIRFLSPVTGEILFVTWPFPLVEKALDYIYNPDQEELLVTMGTADIYALDTTKNPCPCKYILRTTDSLDDKVLCFTYSCLDLGGRTFSFIFSGYKSGRVRSITQHLYRMGSRRIHDGNVVALSSLSASGNLSYRSRESSYLCSYGSDEYIILSDVILKKNTFLEVEPLICIPSFRCRIDYLLLIPGYICVLTEHNRVRLWRQASLVPGRKNPFWKETGTMHSSSITSFDYCHALSMLVTGGSDGSVRLWDILGQMLVEFDTSLHFSRVCFANQRGDLVVGCNKNIYFISCVTYLPSGHLSKLAAQHIRDDVIERPLPFLPHFLLRFDIVFVPKFYQVGKHAKKYERLEPITNQKEVVMEKTVVKVVECAGVDFSSLPQADFYGIPPTMKEPVPGFAMRYQVLPQPALRKTPEKRLVSVTLQPHRGLLPLRESVPLVYRPPFWTGRSWPIAPDGYVPNSVIRAQLFPKGTPEALQCGLEVTRQPLPRRKYVKVQVEESQKLDFSPVEKMRKKKVQRKRRVGTMPEGHRRRDLLADIVSKPWLRHKPSDITVSSVIRAILELMDDVPFSTYLMCTAALVQIAESYTLPTEIQERAFERLIQDTDHKEVRMRVAAWEALGKMDLLDDKDVVPLAKALMDDNPRIRDLARSLLDSVAGITDKFVLKKEMQRLTKSSLVDLNKIEEPSQAVFPCRLRAAGIIAASKGDAVSALKEVSEKLMTRVDKRLTANLFLMADRPLEESPEQDTRSPPGRRKLGSVVPEAEEVAEAAVPEAHGEAKTRWLGLFDSAPQQTPSAKSPGAIAIESARRKHLQKAAKVPSVLKESASGVLLSRELISDSGSSAGGGSSSTSTSSSTWREVRRDKKRQKEKGLLPPPPGAKDARGPLQEGPKPSKAPRLVQPIALQRRDTRTQLYSEMLKHQQVKKEQTHLGPSPSPKQDSIARAGQAPGPSQPQEAVRGSLIDPNQEYSTDKSKWRTDLYKLLMLRIAPSAEGRTAVEDLLASARVALGGRAMSWDLFMNMGQSILTSQDKMTTEPAKMKRYMAELLKSSPWVLWPETAVESKETVVAVKMGREISRGPEAESESSSLEDMWRIKEEEEEEKEEVAKPVKAAAGKKPKEKKKRKATMSVAPGKRAAREEKKPGQEGEGEGTEGAEGEDEEISRKEGEAVRRKERELIKGKDQELVRDREMELGKEKQQVLDKEKEREVAKEKDRERAKQRKRESMERRERETEQKRAAMRRTQRRGTGAQEQAEALSREDEAEDSEEERRLASMAASKLAEAAGGLMPTAEGSGLLTELKERILAEAEEITLAELREKALAEAQERVLEELREQALAEARKNILAELREKALAEARERMLAEMRESSLAEARGRVLSEVMEQALAEAREMMLAAGPEGELDEERVRELAEERMRELMEERMRELTETLSTELGEASVAGLAEAGRREQAEAKSTVMKEELAKAKIAELAEEKVAEMVEAKVAEMVEAKVAELGEVKIMELAEAKAVELARAKAEELAEARVWEMVRSRVRILTKMRTVEPPRAKPPQELALEEAEAQWDDGSEELISKEEEDEVLEEEIEMWEDVGKDEVMIFSNEEREALMATLLEERAVRTELTCSDQAQLLLEILTKPEGLGGSDPKLFQRLFQVVSLLQIPSGLHYKDLAEYLLQSAEQIVRAGEEADKDSAREVSPIYTELRKAVEAHRPESADSRVFAARMRALMRAARLMMRARALKVQLERGFQQPTWWEKAEKAWMADEGRVTGRRDWVDQRLRDAIRKWQAEHRKVEFEKQEQTLKARQGRFPMQPVRLSESQGERRGERRREEEVLEGLEEPPCPPEPKKITWTLSQWQQRAREFILKFEKLAPRARQPYPPRLKMQRLPKGSLYMPTKVPLVCPSRVRGVRQHVLRPPGKAVDWEMFSTLYQSLMTLREEEGGVESEAWHQQLCVLLDLFGLSNHLVRALVQQLVVGDGRPHKVLSSKAFAMSPAETNLGERILYQVAHCIGSVPPKLPVLHGVIPLNYQNNVHPFRLGGVTRYGTLSFKWKTSFAKGRLPRLRLCIETFPEIQK, from the exons ATGCTGGAGCCTGTTCGAATTGTGCCCCAATGGAAGGAGCTCAAATGCCAGCTGAAAGGGAAACTGGAGGCCCAGAAG GGCATGCCGGAGGCAACGGAAGGCGTCATGTTGAGTGACCGACCAAGCATCCTTTTCCGGGAGAGCTGCTGTCCCAGCCTCATGCCGGTGATCTGCTTCTACTCCTCCGGCCCAGACAACTACTTTGCATCCTTCACCTGGAGGGGCACCAAAGGGAGCAAGAGCAAG GTGCGTTTCTGGACGTACAGTGTCGAGGGTGAGGCCCCTGTGGCCCAGAAAGACTACTCCATGGAGGAAGACCCAAAGGTCCTGCTCATCACCCACATTCCCAACCGGAACCTCCTGGTGGCCTACTGCAGTGACATCCACCTGCGGGTTTTCAGAGACCACTTGCAGGACTTCCAGCTGATCTCTGACCAAAGCTCTCCTTGCTCTATCACGAGCCTGTGCTACAACCCAGAGATGAGTGAGTTGGTGACGGGGGCCATCGGCACATTGGCCTTCTGGTCCCTTGGCCCGGAGGAAGAGCCTTTGCTGAGCATCACACAGACCATCTCCATTGCGAGCGGGGAATTCGTGCACTTCCTCTACGTGGCAAAGGAGCGCCAAGTGCTGGTGGCTTTGTGCGAAAATGTCATCCTGGTCTTTGACTACCAGAACAGAGTCAAAGTTCGGGCCTTCCAGGTGAACCCAGGTGTGTCCCTCACTTGCTGTTCAGCCAACTGGCTCCAGAGCTGCCTCTACGCAGGAGACTTGGCCGGTGATGTCAAGGCGTGGAGCTTTGACACGGGGCTGCAGACCACCCAATTCAAGGCCCACCTGAGCGCCATCGTCAGTGTGGTCAGCCGGGACTATGTCCACACCCTGATGACCGCCTCACTGGACGGGCTGATGAAGGAGTGGAACCTGAGCACCTGCGAGCTCCTCCGGCGGGTGGACATTGGGGAGCCCGTCTTCCAGATGCAGTTCATCAGCGAGCAGACCTTCTTCCTCCGGACTGAGTACACCTTCTCCATCCGCACTGTCAACAACTTCTACCAGCTCTTCAACAAGCCCAACTCCATCCTTAAGAAGCTGGTGCGGATCCAGTGCGGGCCGGAGAAGGCACGCATCCTGGCGGTCACGGAGGACGGGGTCATCCGCTTCTTGTCGCCTGTCACAGGCGAGATCCTGTTTGTCACTTGGCCCTTCCCGCTGGTAGAGAAGGCCCTCGACTATATATACAACCCAGACCAGGAGGAGTTGCTTGTGACAATGGGCACAGCAGATATCTATGCGCTGGACACTACCAAGAACCCATGCCCCTGCAAGTACATCTTGCGCACCACCGATTCCCTGGATGACAAAGTGCTGTGCTTCACCTACAGCTGCCTGGACCTGGGCGGCCGCACCTTCAGCTTCATCTTCAGTGGGTATAAAAGCGGACGAGTGCGGTCTATCACCCAACACCTCTATCGGATGGGGAGTCGTCGGATCCATGATGGGAACGTGGTGGCCCTCAGCAGTCTCTCAGCCTCGGGGAACCTGTCCTACCGGTCTCGGGAGTCCTCCTACCTGTGTTCATATGGCTCTGACGAGTACATCATCCTGTCTGATGTGATATTAAAGAAAAATACCTTCCTGGAGGTGGAGCCTTTGATCTGCATCCCCAGCTTCCGCTGCCGGATTGACTACCTTCTGCTCATCCCGGGCTACATCTGCGTCTTGACCGAGCACAACCGCGTCCGGCTGTGGCGCCAGGCCTCTCTAGTGCCTGGCAGGAAGAACCCCTTCTGGAAGGAGACAGGCACGATGCACTCCTCCTCCATCACCTCCTTTGACTACTGTCATGCTCTGAGCATGCTGGTGACCGGTGGCTCTGATGGCTCCGTGCGCCTCTGGGACATCCTGGGGCAGATGCTGGTGGAATTTGACACCAGCCTCCACTTCAGCCGTGTCTGCTTTGCCAACCAGCGTGGAGATCTCGTGGTGGGGTGCAACAAGAACATCTATTTCATCTCGTGTGTCACCTATCTGCCTAGCGGGCatctcagcaagctggctgctCAGCACATCCGGGACGATGTGATCGAACGTCCGCTGCCCTTCCTGCCCCACTTCCTCCTGCGCTTTGACATAGTTTTCGTGCCTAA GTTCTATCAGGTCGGCAAACATGCCAAGAAGTATGAGCGGCTGGAGCCCATCACCAACCAGAAGGAAGTGGTGATGGAGAAGACCGTGGTCAAGGTGGTAGAGTGTGCTGGTGTGGACTTCAGCAGCCTTCCCCAAGCAGACTTCTATGGTATTCCCCCAACCATGAAGGAACCTGTGCCTGGCTTTGCCATGCGGTACCAGGTCCTGCCGCAGCCCGCCCTCCGGAAAACTCCAGAGAAGAGGCTGGTCTCTGTCACTCTGCAGCCTCATCGTGGACTCCTGCCACTGCGTGAGAGCGTTCCCCTGGTCTACAGGCCACCTTTCTGGACGGGGCGCTCGTGGCCCATTGCCCCTGATGGCTATGTCCCCAATTCCGTGATCCGGGCCCAGCTGTTTCCCAAGGGGACCCCCGAAGCCCTCCAGTGCGGCCTGGAGGTGACGAGGCAACCTTTGCCACGGCGGAAGTATGTCAAGGTCCAAGTGGAAGAGAGCCAAAAGCTGGATTTTTCCCCAGTGGAGAAAATGCGGAAGAAGAAGGTGCAGCGGAAGAGGCGGGTTGGCACCATGCCCGAAGGGCACCGCCGGAGGGATTTGCTGGCGGACATCGTgtccaaaccctggttgagacataAGCCCAGCGACATCACCGTGTCCAGTGTTATCCGGGCCATCCTTGAGCTGATGGACGACGTCCCCTTCTCCACCTACCTGATGTGTACAGCTGCCCTGGTCCAGATCGCCGAGTCCTACACCCTGCCTACCGAGATCCAGGAGCGGGCCTTCGAGCGGCTTATACAGGACACCGACCACAAAGAG GTGCGGATGCGGGTGGCGGCGTGGGAGGCCCTGGGGAAGATGGACCTGCTGGATGACAAGGACGTTGTCCCCCTGGCCAAAGCCCTCATGGACGACAACCCTCGGATCCGTGACTTGGCCCGGTCCTTGCTGGACTCTGTCGCAGGCATCACAGACAAGTTTGTTCTGAAGAAGGAGATGCAGCGCCTGACCAAATCCAGCCTGGTGGACCT GAATAAGATAGAAGAGCCTTCCCAAGCCGTCTTCCCATGCCGGCTGCGTGCGGCAGGCATCATAGCTGCCTCCAAGGGCGATGCCGTAAGCGCACTGAAGGAAGTCTCTGAGAAGCTGATGACCCGTGTGGACAAGCGGCTGACAGCCAATCTCTTCCTCATGGCTGACCGCCCCCTGGAGGAAAGCCCGGAGCAGGACACCCGGAGCCCCCCTGGCCGGCGCAAGCTGGGGTCTGTTGTACCCGAGGCTGAAGAGGTGGCTGAGGCAGCGgtgccagaggctcatggggagGCCAAGACCCGGTGGCTGGGGCTCTTTGACTCAGCCCCTCAGCAGACCCCCTCAGCTAAGTCTCCGGGCGCAA TTGCCATCGAGTCAGCCCGGAGGAAGCACCTGCAGAAAGCAGCCAAGGTCCCCTCAGTGCTGAAAGAGAGCGCCTCTGGGGTGCTGTTGAGCCGGGAGCTGATCTCCGACAGCGGCTCCAGtgcgggcggcggcagcagcagcaccagcaccagcagctcCACGTGGCGGGAAGTGCGCCGAGACAAGAAGCGGCAGAAGGAGAAAGGCCTGTTGCCGCCACCCCCGGGGGCCAAGGACGCCCGTGGCCCTCTGCAGGAAGGCCCCAAGCCCTCCAAGGCACCCCGGCTGGTCCAACCCATCGCCCTGCAGCGGCGGGACACCCGCACCCAGCTCTACAGTGAGATGCTGAAGCACCAGCAGGTCAAGAAGGAGCAGACGCACCTTGGCCCCTCTCCGTCCCCCAAGCAGGACAGCATCGCCAGGGCCGGCCAGGCTCCCGGTCCCAGCCAACCGCAAGAGGCCGTGCGGGGCAGCCTGATCGACCCCAACCAGGAGTACAGCACGGACAAATCCAAGTGGCGCACCGACCTCTACAAGCTGCTCATGCTGCGCATCGCCCCCTCTGCAGAGGGCCGCACCGCCGTGGAAGACTTGCTGGCCTCTGCCCGCGTGGCCCTGGGTGGCCGTGCCATGTCCTGGGACCTCTTCATGAACATGGGGCAGTCCATCCTCACTTCGCAGGACAAGATGACCACTGAGCCGGCCAAAATGAAGAGATACATGGCGGAGTTGCTGAAGAGCTCTCCGTGGGTGCTCTGGCCTGAGACTGCTGTGGAGAGCAAGGAGACCGTGGTGGCTGTCAAGATGGGGAGGGAGATCAGCAGGGGCCCAGAGGCCGAATCTGAGAGTAGCAGCCTGGAAGACATGTGGAGGatcaaagaggaggaagaggaagagaaagaggaagtggcCAAGCCTGTGAAGGCAGCAGCGGGaaagaagccaaaagaaaaaaagaaaaggaaagccaCCATGTCTGTGGCCCCAGGGAAGAGGGCGGCTAGAGAGGAGAAGAAGCCAggccaggaaggagaaggagaagggacagaaggagcagaaggagaagatgaagagATCAGCCGAAaagagggggaggccgtccggaGGAAAGAGCGGGAGCTGATCAAGGGGAAAGATCAGGAGCTGGTCAGGGACCGAGAGATGGAGCTAGGCAAGGAGAAACAGCAAGTGCTGGACAAAGAGAAAGAGCGGGAGGTGGCCAAGGAGAAAGATCGGGAAAGAGCCAAACAGCGGAAGCGGGAGTCAATGGAGCggcgggagagagagacagagcagaAGAGGGCAGCCATGAGGCGGACACAGAGGAGGGGGACTGGGGCACAGGAGCAGGCTGAGGCGCTGAGCCGGGAGGATGAGGCAGAGGACTCCGAGGAGGAGCGGAGACTGGCTAGCATGGCAGCCAGCAAGCTGGCCGAGGCAGCTGGAGGGCTGATGCCCACGGCTGAAGGCAGCGGCCTGCTGACTGAACTGAAGGAGCGGATCTTGGCAGAGGCAGAAGAGATCACACTGGCAGAGCtgcgggagaaggccctggccgaAGCCCAGGAGCGGGtgctggaggagctgcgggagcAAGCCCTGGCTGAGGCCCGGAAGAACATCTTGGCGGAGCtgcgggagaaggccctggctgaggccagagagCGCATGCTGGCAGAGATGAGGGAGAGCTCCCTGGCTGAAGCCCGAGGCAGGGTGCTGTCTGAGGTGATGGAACAGGCCCTGGCCGAGGCACGAGAGATGATGCTGGCTGCGGGGCCAGAGGGCGAGCTGGACGAGGAGAGGGTCAGGGAGCTGGCAGAGGAGAGAATGCGGGAACTGATGGAGGAGAGGATGCGGGAGCTGACTGAGACCTTGTCCACGGAGTTGGGCGAGGCCAGCGTTGCAGGGCTGGCTGAGGCAGGGAGAAGAGAGCAGGCCGAGGCCAAGAGCACAGTGATGAAAGAGGAGCTGGCCAAGGCCAAGATCGCAGAGCTGGCTGAGGAGAAAGTGGCAGAGatggtggaggcaaaggtggcAGAGatggtggaggcaaaggtggcGGAGTTGGGTGAGGTCAAGATCATGGAGCTGGCTGAGGCAAAGGCGGTGGAGCTGGCCAGGGCAAAGGCAGAAGAGTTGGCTGAGGCAAGAGTATGGGAGATGGTAAGGTCCAGGGTAAGAATCTTGACCAAGATGAGAACTGTGGAGCCACCGAGAGCAAAACCGCCACAGGAACTGGCCTTGGAGGAAGCTGAAGCTCAGTGGGATGACGGGAGTGAAGAACTCATTTccaaggaggaagaggatgaagtGCTGGAGGAAGAAATTGAAATGTGGGAGGATGTTGGAAAAGATGAAGTGATGATCTTCTCCAACGAGGAGAGGGAGGCACTCATGGCCACGCTTCTGGAGGAACGGGCTGTTCGGACAGAACTCACCTGCTCTGACCAAGCCCAGCTGCTCCTTGAAATCTTGACGAAGCCAGAGGGTCTTGGGGGCTCTGATCCCAAGCTCTTCCAGCGCCTCTTCCAAGTGGTCTCCCTGCTCCAGATACCTTCTGGACTCCATTATAAAGACCTGGCGGAATACTTGCTGCAGAGCGCCGAACAGATTGTCAGGGCAGGCGAAGAGGCGGACAAGGATTCGGCCCGGGAGGTCTCTCCCATTTACACAGAGCTGAGGAAAGCAGTGGAGGCCCACCGGCCTGAGAGCGCAGATTCCAGAGTGTTTGCTGCCAGGATGCGGGCCCTGATGAGGGCCGCTCGGCTGATGATGCGGGCCCGGGCCCTGAAGGTGCAGTTGGAGAGAGGCTTCCAGCAGCCCACCTGGTGGGAAAAGGCGGAGAAGGCCTGGATGGCGGATGAAGGGCGGGTCACGGGGAGGAGGGACTGGGTGGACCAGCGGCTGAGGGACGCCATCCGCAAGTGGCAGGCGGAGCATAGAAAGGTAGAATTCGAAAAGCAGGAGCAGACGCTCAAAGCCCGGCAAGGCCGGTTTCCTATGCAGCCTGTCCGTCTAAgtgagagccagggggagaggagaggtgaaagaaggagggaggaggaggttctGGAGGGTCTGGAAGAGCCCCCTTGCCCACCAGAGCCCAAAAAGATCACTTGGACCCTGAGCCAGTGGCAGCAGAGGGCCCGAGAGTTCATTCTGAAGTTTGAGAAGCTGGCCCCAAGAGCCAGGCAGCCATACCCACCCAGGCTCAAGATGCAGCGGCTTCCAAAGGGCTCTCTCTACATGCCCACAAAGGTGCCCCTCGTCTGCCCCTCTCGGGTCAGGGGTGTCCGGCAGCATGTCCTGCGTCCCCCGGGGAAAGCTGTGGACTGGGAGATGTTCTCAACACTCTACCAATCCCTGATGACACTCCGGGAGGAGGAAGGCGGGGTGGAGTCTGAGGCTTGGCACCAGCAGCTGTGCGTCCTGCTGGACCTCTTTGGCCTGAGCAACCATCTTGTCCGGGCCTTGGTGCAGCAGCTGGTGGTGGGGGATGGCAGGCCCCACAAGGTGCTCTCTAGCAAGGCATTTGCGATGAGCCCGGCAGAGACAAATTTGGGCGAGCGGATCCTCTACCAAGTGGCCCACTGCATAGGTTCAGTCCCCCCAAAGCTCCCTGTTTTGCATGGGGTTATCCCACTCAACTACCAAAACAACGTCCACCCCTTCCGGCTGGGGGGTGTCACCCGCTATGGCACCCTGTCCTTCAAGTGGAAAACCTCCTTTGCCAAGGGCCGCCTCCCCAGACTGCGGTTGTGCATCGAGACCTTTCCTGAAATCCAGAAataa